A region of the Vicinamibacterales bacterium genome:
AGGCGCACTCGCAGGGCCGTCCATTCGCTGGTGACGAGCCCGCGGACGCGCGCCAGCCGCGTGCGGCCGGCCGGTGCGCGAAACAGGCTGCGACGGCCGACCGCGATGACTCGGCCCAGCAGATCGCCCGCGTCGAACGGCAGGTCGGCCGCCCAGAGCGCGTCACCGCGTGTGACGAGCGCGCGTTTGTCCGCCCGGATACCGACGTCGATCAGACGATGGGCAATCAGGTGTCCGTCCCGCGCATACAGCACGATGTCACCCAGCCGGAGATCAGCGACGCGGCAGCCGGAGACGAGGAGGATGTCGCGCGAACGGATGGCCGGCTCCATGCTGCCGCCGAGCGCCCGCAGACGCACCGTCCCGAACGCTCGCAGCGCGACCGCCAGCAGGGCTGGGGCGGCGGTGTCGAGCGGTGTCACGCGGTCGTCCGCTGCCTCGCCCACGTCGTCGCGCCGCCGGGTGGGCGGACGCCTCACGAACTCTTTCTGACCGCTCTGCAGGCGCCGCTCGTCGGATTGACCTTGCCACAGGCCAGCGCCATCGTCTCGAAGACCTGCTCGCGCTGGAACGCGGGTTTCTGATATGGCTTCTTCGCCGCCGCGGCCGCCGGCGACTCGGGATCGGTCGGAGGCCCGGATGGTGGTCTCTCGGAGTTCATGCGATGTCCTTTCCGGCGGCCATGCCGCGCGCCCGCACCGTGGATTTCTCGCAGTCCGCCGACGAGGGACCTTTCATGTTCCCTTCCATGTAGGCCAGGCCCGGGCACCG
Encoded here:
- a CDS encoding S24 family peptidase yields the protein MRRPPTRRRDDVGEAADDRVTPLDTAAPALLAVALRAFGTVRLRALGGSMEPAIRSRDILLVSGCRVADLRLGDIVLYARDGHLIAHRLIDVGIRADKRALVTRGDALWAADLPFDAGDLLGRVIAVGRRSLFRAPAGRTRLARVRGLVTSEWTALRVRL